Proteins from one Bacteroidales bacterium genomic window:
- a CDS encoding MBL fold metallo-hydrolase has translation MTEICALASGSNGNCYYIGNENEAVLIDIGIYYKRLIERLDDAGLDKNKIKAIFISHEHTDHIQGARSTSNKLGIPVFYTKKTYHKSYNKNKAQNFSFFEPGTPYETGNIKIHSFSKQHDAIDPCSFRVEIGNKNIGIMTDIGEADETLQNEFSKCDAVFLESNYDEDMLQTGLYPYHLKQRVSSSKGHLSNMQAIELVEQFASPQLKIIFLSHISAVNNTRELALETFSHLKNKYEILLTSRQEISEVVSL, from the coding sequence ATGACAGAAATTTGTGCATTAGCTTCCGGAAGCAACGGAAATTGTTATTACATCGGAAATGAAAATGAAGCTGTTTTAATTGATATTGGTATTTATTATAAAAGGCTGATTGAAAGATTAGATGATGCAGGCTTGGACAAAAATAAAATTAAAGCAATTTTTATTTCTCATGAACATACAGACCACATTCAAGGTGCAAGGTCAACAAGTAATAAATTGGGCATTCCTGTATTTTACACAAAAAAGACTTATCATAAAAGTTATAATAAAAACAAAGCCCAAAATTTTTCTTTTTTTGAACCGGGAACGCCTTACGAAACAGGTAACATAAAAATTCATTCTTTTTCAAAACAACATGATGCTATAGACCCATGCAGTTTCAGAGTAGAAATCGGGAATAAAAATATCGGGATTATGACTGATATCGGTGAAGCAGATGAAACTCTTCAAAATGAATTTTCAAAATGTGATGCTGTATTTTTGGAATCAAATTATGACGAAGATATGTTACAAACCGGCTTATATCCCTATCATTTAAAACAAAGAGTAAGTTCGTCCAAAGGACATTTATCTAATATGCAAGCAATAGAACTTGTTGAACAATTTGCTTCTCCTCAACTAAAAATAATTTTTCTTTCACATATTTCAGCTGTTAATAATACACGAGAATTAGCCTTGGAAACTTTTTCGCATCTTAAAAATAAATACGAAATATTACTTACTTCAAGACAAGAAATTTCTGAAGTTGTTAGTCTGTAA
- a CDS encoding acyltransferase produces the protein MTSFIKEIFNINSSEQFNEVCLKVFNYQYKENKIYKKYVDELKVKINNIENCDQIPFLPVEFFKTHKIITGTGVVQKIFKSSGTTGFVASSHYITDLNIYEKSFVKTFNLFYGKPEKYTFLALLPSYSERNDSSLIYMVQKLMNISNKKDNRFYLYDHQELFEKITDLEKQNKKTILFGVSFALIDFFEKYNIELKHTTIIETGGMKGRKKEIVREELHSVIKSATGLSGIHSEYGMTELLSQAYSKSNNLYKTPPWMKILIRDTNDPFDYIETGKSGGINIIDLANIYSCSFIETKDLGKKLSDGSFEVLGRFDDSDIRGCNLMVL, from the coding sequence ATGACTTCATTTATAAAGGAGATATTTAATATAAACAGTTCGGAACAATTTAATGAAGTTTGCCTCAAAGTATTCAATTATCAATATAAAGAGAATAAAATCTATAAAAAATATGTTGATGAACTGAAAGTTAAAATTAACAATATTGAGAACTGTGATCAAATTCCTTTTTTGCCTGTTGAATTCTTTAAAACTCATAAAATAATAACAGGCACCGGAGTAGTTCAAAAGATTTTCAAAAGCAGCGGAACAACTGGTTTTGTCGCAAGCTCACACTATATTACAGATTTAAATATTTACGAAAAAAGTTTTGTTAAAACATTTAATTTATTTTACGGTAAGCCTGAAAAATATACATTTTTGGCTTTGCTACCCTCTTATTCAGAACGAAATGATTCATCATTAATTTATATGGTTCAAAAATTAATGAATATAAGCAATAAAAAAGATAACAGATTCTATTTGTATGATCATCAAGAACTTTTTGAAAAAATAACAGATTTAGAAAAGCAAAATAAAAAAACAATTTTATTCGGCGTTAGTTTTGCTTTGATTGATTTTTTTGAAAAATATAATATTGAATTAAAACATACAACTATTATTGAAACCGGAGGAATGAAAGGTCGTAAAAAAGAAATTGTCAGAGAAGAACTTCATTCTGTAATTAAATCAGCAACAGGACTTTCCGGTATTCATTCTGAATACGGTATGACAGAATTGCTCTCTCAAGCATATTCAAAAAGTAATAATCTTTATAAAACACCTCCATGGATGAAAATATTAATCAGAGACACAAATGACCCGTTCGACTATATCGAAACCGGCAAATCCGGCGGAATAAATATCATTGATCTTGCAAACATTTATTCTTGTTCTTTTATTGAGACAAAGGATCTTGGAAAGAAGTTGTCCGATGGTTCTTTTGAAGTATTGGGAAGATTTGACGATTCAGATATCAGAGGTTGTAATTTGATGGTGTTATGA
- a CDS encoding UPF0175 family protein, with amino-acid sequence MENIISISYPESLAFLLKMENHEFKSEIKMISLIKLYEMGKISSGSAANLLNMSRVDFIESLHKYNVSYFYYGLENELETDLKNA; translated from the coding sequence ATGGAAAATATAATCTCAATCTCATATCCTGAATCGCTTGCTTTCTTATTAAAAATGGAAAATCATGAGTTTAAAAGTGAAATAAAAATGATTTCATTAATAAAACTTTATGAAATGGGTAAAATTTCATCAGGATCTGCTGCAAACTTATTAAATATGAGTAGGGTTGACTTTATTGAATCATTACATAAATATAATGTGTCATATTTTTATTACGGATTAGAAAATGAATTAGAAACAGACCTGAAAAATGCGTAA
- a CDS encoding DUF3368 domain-containing protein has product MRKIISNTTPILSLLKINKLHLLRELYGKIIIPNAVFQEIEEGKDKLFYKNLALLDWIIIENIKNNKPKEYIFDLDAGEADVLILAKEHNADLVILDEISGRRYAKQLNLNLTGTIGILLKAKEKGLIKSVKELLTELTEKGTWFHPKLILKTLELANEK; this is encoded by the coding sequence ATGCGTAAAATTATATCGAATACTACACCTATTCTTTCTTTACTCAAGATAAACAAACTTCATCTTTTAAGAGAACTTTACGGAAAAATTATAATTCCAAATGCAGTTTTTCAGGAAATTGAAGAAGGAAAAGATAAACTATTTTATAAAAATTTAGCATTATTAGATTGGATAATAATTGAAAATATTAAAAACAATAAACCGAAAGAATATATTTTTGATTTAGATGCAGGAGAAGCAGATGTTCTTATTCTTGCAAAGGAACATAATGCAGATTTAGTGATTTTAGATGAAATTTCCGGAAGAAGATACGCCAAACAACTAAATCTAAATTTAACAGGTACAATAGGAATACTCCTCAAAGCCAAAGAGAAAGGATTAATAAAATCTGTTAAAGAACTATTAACAGAATTAACAGAAAAAGGGACATGGTTTCATCCTAAACTGATTTTAAAGACTCTTGAATTAGCTAACGAAAAATAA
- a CDS encoding enoyl-CoA hydratase/isomerase family protein, with protein MNYENILTEIKDSILTVTLNRPKQLNALNKAVFAELEHIMTNFAVTDEVKGVIITGSGEKAFAAGADIKEFAHFNVEEGKELSADGQRIFKIIETFNKPVIAAVNGFALGGGLELAMACHIRLASDNARFGQPEVSLGVTPGYAGTQRLTQLVGKGKSLELLMTGAMIKADEALNLGLVNYVVTQDELIIKAEELLKSVMKQSPVAVAGVIKCVDAYYTDGIDGFNTEVEEFGKCFGTEDFKEGTDAFMNKRKADFPGK; from the coding sequence ATGAACTACGAAAATATTTTAACAGAAATTAAAGACAGTATTTTAACTGTAACATTAAACCGTCCTAAACAATTAAATGCTTTAAACAAAGCTGTTTTTGCAGAGCTTGAACATATCATGACAAATTTTGCAGTAACAGATGAAGTTAAAGGTGTTATAATAACAGGTTCAGGAGAGAAAGCTTTTGCGGCGGGTGCAGATATAAAGGAATTTGCACATTTTAATGTCGAAGAAGGTAAAGAGCTGTCAGCTGACGGACAACGCATCTTCAAAATTATTGAAACTTTTAATAAACCTGTGATTGCTGCTGTAAACGGTTTTGCTCTCGGCGGCGGATTAGAATTGGCAATGGCTTGCCACATCAGACTTGCATCCGATAATGCTCGTTTCGGACAACCCGAAGTCAGTCTTGGTGTTACACCCGGATATGCAGGTACACAACGTCTTACACAACTGGTAGGTAAAGGTAAATCTTTGGAACTGTTAATGACCGGAGCAATGATTAAAGCTGATGAAGCTCTGAATTTGGGATTAGTTAACTATGTTGTTACTCAAGATGAATTAATCATCAAAGCTGAAGAACTGTTGAAATCTGTAATGAAACAATCGCCGGTTGCAGTTGCAGGAGTTATTAAATGTGTAGATGCTTACTATACTGACGGCATTGACGGTTTTAATACCGAAGTTGAAGAATTCGGAAAATGTTTCGGAACTGAAGATTTTAAAGAAGGTACAGATGCTTTTATGAATAAACGTAAAGCTGACTTTCCGGGAAAATAA
- a CDS encoding glycosyltransferase family 4 protein, with protein sequence MRISQMMHFPLMGAGTGIYVDLLAKELIKRGNEVNVLCSDHKIPDKPYPVNAVLFNKRKSSSYQVNFDFPVFASHPLSKGKQFGDLSIAEREEYTEAFRKKIAEEIKTFKPDIIHVHHGWIISSIVSEYNIPYVITLHGTEYYAFNEFPQYQEEVLKGLKGAKKIMALTQKEKDQAIEAYGLTDDDITIVNSGTDTDVFTPINLNKNELLKSYSIPPTDRPIVFFGGRMTPQKGLDTLIKAAKIYNESEINPITILAGDGSLKESHEKLAKELDIKDIHFIGNQTHSQMVHLFNLADIAVLPSNFEPFGLVAVESLACGTPVIAGNTGGFKTIVNENVGSKIEPGDYKTLAGKVIKLLNADFKNQNKQKILDYVRKNYSWKNTVTHIKEIYDRCV encoded by the coding sequence ATGAGAATAAGTCAAATGATGCACTTTCCTTTAATGGGTGCAGGAACAGGTATCTATGTAGATTTGCTTGCAAAGGAACTTATAAAAAGAGGCAACGAAGTTAATGTATTATGTTCAGACCATAAAATACCGGACAAGCCGTATCCGGTTAATGCTGTTTTATTTAATAAGAGAAAATCAAGTTCTTATCAAGTAAATTTTGATTTTCCGGTTTTTGCATCTCACCCGTTAAGCAAAGGCAAACAATTCGGTGATTTAAGCATAGCTGAAAGAGAAGAATATACAGAAGCTTTCAGAAAAAAAATTGCAGAAGAAATTAAAACATTTAAACCGGACATTATACATGTTCACCACGGTTGGATAATTTCATCAATTGTTTCAGAATACAATATACCTTATGTTATTACTTTACACGGAACAGAATATTATGCCTTTAATGAATTTCCGCAATATCAAGAAGAAGTTTTAAAAGGATTAAAAGGTGCAAAAAAAATAATGGCACTGACTCAAAAAGAAAAAGACCAAGCAATTGAGGCTTACGGTTTAACAGATGATGATATTACAATCGTAAACAGCGGAACTGATACAGATGTATTTACACCAATAAATCTGAACAAAAATGAATTACTTAAGTCTTATTCGATACCACCGACTGACAGGCCAATAGTTTTCTTTGGCGGAAGAATGACTCCTCAAAAAGGATTAGATACTCTTATTAAAGCTGCAAAAATCTATAATGAATCTGAAATTAATCCGATTACAATTCTTGCAGGGGACGGTTCTCTTAAAGAATCCCATGAGAAGTTGGCAAAAGAACTTGATATAAAAGACATTCATTTTATCGGAAATCAAACACATTCACAAATGGTTCATCTGTTTAACTTGGCAGATATTGCTGTCCTGCCTTCTAATTTTGAACCCTTCGGACTTGTTGCCGTTGAATCATTGGCATGCGGGACACCGGTTATTGCCGGAAATACCGGCGGTTTTAAAACAATTGTTAATGAGAATGTAGGCTCAAAGATTGAACCCGGAGATTATAAAACATTAGCCGGTAAAGTTATAAAGTTATTGAATGCAGATTTTAAAAATCAAAACAAACAAAAAATACTTGATTATGTCAGGAAAAATTACAGTTGGAAAAATACAGTTACTCATATTAAAGAAATATATGACAGATGTGTATAG
- a CDS encoding tetratricopeptide repeat protein, with product MINTLLTFGAKSVNPKILEKTLTVRKKTVDEIERNCVAKILKKSTYQSLIIATRGSGKTHIIKVLYHRFMNNKKIAEKKIIAYMSEDEVGIASFTDLLVSILRSFMRYKVDGSEKLQSKIEEASEITDTHDQVYFLKKTLNDFAGKRIIIMLIENLDKILKALKKEGQAQLRDFMHEYNNLSIIASSQNLISSIQDSEYPFYNFFNIFHLKKLSYHEAVEFIKAIAEVEKNKSLLNEMNTTEFQGKIRAIYELTEGNHRLLVTFYSFLKAEYKSELSDIFIKVMNNLKPYYEQFVNALSPQKQKIVKYLSLNRRAVKGKEIAKACFLEQRTNSKILALLVKEGMIDKNKSGNNVFYELKEPLMRISFEIGENPTGISKLFIDFLSAFYSIKEISEKYLKFSYGAKFQSDDKRPRYRKEALMYEMALKPEIREQISNLDNDLSCVNDNKELYNKIDEVVNNLDKKEQPNIYLSESLKTFNNGIKFFELKEYKKAIENFKKTIEINPNDSVTFYNIGVAYDKLKEYKKAVNNYKKAIEINPNDDNIFYNIGGVYDELKEYKKAIECYKNAIKINPKHNLAYNNIGSIYGELKEYKKAIENFKKAIEINPNDENAFYNIGVVYDELKEYKKAIESYKKAIEINPKHLFVYNNMGIIYTNLTEFHKAIESFKKAIEINQKNDLAYNNMGIIYNKLKEYKKAINCYKKAIKINPKFYLAFYNKGVTNSELKEYDNAIENYKIAIKINPNNHYAHNGIGLIYLIINEIENAVKSFKKGLEIKPDCPYTNFSLLGAYIRANDIKNSKEQFKKVVNIDEDIFIPSFSEDVFYNFFKFGSDFFIKTYSVFLIKTLYEAKKIKSLSKALPKALFEILININDYSPERLNYINEILTKQLSEYPENIIILKMFAVGIEYLKNNEKDAIYNLSKEERKVFTENVLEIRKNKK from the coding sequence ATGATAAATACACTATTAACATTCGGAGCAAAAAGCGTAAATCCAAAAATATTAGAGAAAACGCTGACAGTAAGAAAAAAAACAGTTGATGAAATTGAAAGAAACTGTGTAGCTAAAATATTAAAAAAATCTACTTATCAATCTTTGATTATTGCAACAAGAGGAAGCGGAAAAACTCATATTATAAAAGTTTTATATCACCGTTTTATGAATAATAAGAAAATAGCAGAAAAAAAAATAATTGCATATATGTCGGAAGACGAAGTAGGCATTGCAAGCTTTACGGATTTATTAGTTAGTATTTTACGTTCGTTCATGAGATATAAAGTTGATGGCAGTGAAAAACTTCAAAGCAAAATTGAAGAAGCTTCTGAAATTACGGACACGCACGATCAAGTATATTTTCTTAAAAAAACATTAAACGATTTTGCAGGGAAAAGAATTATTATTATGCTTATTGAAAATCTTGATAAAATTCTAAAAGCTCTAAAAAAAGAGGGGCAAGCACAATTAAGAGATTTTATGCATGAGTATAATAATTTAAGTATTATCGCAAGCTCTCAAAACTTAATTTCAAGCATTCAAGACAGTGAATATCCTTTTTATAATTTTTTTAATATTTTTCATTTAAAGAAATTAAGCTATCATGAAGCTGTTGAGTTTATAAAAGCAATTGCAGAAGTTGAGAAAAACAAATCTCTGTTAAATGAAATGAACACTACAGAATTTCAAGGAAAAATAAGAGCAATATATGAACTTACCGAAGGCAACCACCGCTTATTGGTTACTTTTTATTCATTTTTAAAAGCAGAGTATAAATCTGAACTTTCAGATATTTTTATAAAAGTAATGAATAATCTGAAACCGTATTACGAACAATTTGTAAACGCTTTATCACCTCAAAAACAAAAGATTGTAAAATATTTGAGCTTAAACAGAAGAGCCGTAAAAGGAAAAGAAATTGCAAAAGCTTGTTTTTTGGAGCAAAGAACAAACAGCAAAATTCTGGCTTTATTGGTTAAAGAAGGGATGATAGATAAAAACAAATCAGGGAATAATGTATTTTATGAACTTAAAGAACCTTTGATGCGAATAAGTTTTGAAATAGGAGAAAACCCGACCGGTATTTCAAAACTGTTTATTGATTTTTTAAGTGCTTTTTACAGCATAAAAGAAATAAGCGAAAAATATTTAAAATTTAGTTACGGAGCAAAATTTCAATCTGATGATAAAAGACCAAGATACCGCAAAGAGGCCTTAATGTACGAAATGGCATTAAAACCTGAAATTCGTGAGCAAATTTCAAATTTAGATAATGATTTATCTTGTGTTAATGATAATAAAGAATTATATAATAAAATTGATGAAGTTGTTAATAATTTAGATAAAAAAGAACAACCTAATATATATTTATCAGAAAGTTTAAAAACTTTTAATAATGGTATTAAATTTTTTGAATTAAAAGAATACAAAAAAGCAATTGAAAATTTCAAAAAAACAATTGAAATTAATCCAAACGATAGTGTAACCTTTTATAATATTGGTGTTGCATATGATAAACTTAAAGAATATAAAAAGGCAGTAAATAATTATAAAAAAGCAATTGAAATTAATCCAAATGATGATAATATTTTTTATAATATTGGAGGTGTATATGATGAACTCAAAGAATACAAGAAAGCAATTGAATGTTATAAAAATGCAATTAAAATTAATCCGAAACATAACTTAGCATATAATAATATCGGTTCTATCTATGGGGAACTCAAAGAATATAAAAAAGCAATTGAAAATTTTAAAAAAGCAATTGAAATTAATCCAAATGATGAAAATGCATTTTATAATATTGGTGTTGTATATGATGAACTAAAAGAATACAAAAAAGCAATTGAAAGTTATAAAAAAGCAATTGAAATTAATCCGAAACATCTTTTTGTATATAATAATATGGGAATTATATATACTAATTTAACAGAATTCCATAAAGCAATTGAAAGTTTCAAAAAAGCAATTGAAATAAATCAAAAAAATGATTTGGCATATAATAATATGGGGATTATATATAATAAACTGAAAGAATACAAAAAGGCAATTAATTGTTATAAAAAAGCAATTAAAATTAATCCAAAATTTTATTTAGCATTTTATAATAAAGGTGTTACAAATAGCGAATTAAAAGAATACGACAATGCAATAGAAAATTACAAAATAGCTATTAAAATTAACCCTAATAATCATTACGCACATAATGGCATAGGCTTAATATATTTAATAATTAACGAAATAGAAAATGCTGTTAAATCATTTAAAAAAGGCTTGGAAATAAAACCTGATTGTCCCTATACAAATTTTAGCTTACTCGGTGCATATATAAGAGCAAATGATATTAAGAACAGCAAAGAGCAATTTAAAAAGGTAGTAAATATTGATGAAGATATTTTTATACCGTCTTTTAGTGAAGATGTTTTTTATAATTTTTTTAAATTCGGTTCGGATTTTTTTATTAAAACATATTCAGTATTTCTGATTAAAACTTTGTATGAAGCAAAAAAAATTAAATCTTTATCAAAAGCATTACCCAAAGCATTATTTGAGATTTTAATTAATATTAATGATTATTCACCGGAAAGGCTTAATTATATAAATGAAATACTCACAAAGCAATTATCGGAATATCCGGAGAATATCATTATTTTAAAAATGTTTGCTGTAGGTATTGAATACCTAAAAAATAATGAAAAAGATGCAATTTACAATTTAAGTAAAGAAGAACGTAAGGTTTTTACGGAAAATGTATTAGAAATTAGAAAAAATAAGAAATAA
- a CDS encoding tetratricopeptide repeat protein, giving the protein MNRNHTKKACLPNRQAFIIILFIVTCTVSFAQNHIKTDSLKNLLKTVNINERPKLLNELAKEYLPNFPEKAKKNASLALQFARKQNNRIEQAFALKYIGVALYYQSEYEKALENYNNSMQIFKELDNKPEIAKLFNNTGLIYKELNNYEKALEYFQKVLKTDKKNKDKRGVAYSLNNIGLIYYELNNYEDALEYFQKSLKKEKEIDNKNGLAKSLNNIGIIYQELNNYEDALEYYQKSLKIKEEIKDKKGIANTLNNIGIIYKELNNYEEALEYHQKSLQIRGEIKDKRGIASSLNNIGELYNKLGNFNKALLYFGKSLEMSEFLDAKDMIIDNYKFISETYSATGNYRKAFEYHKQYTGLKDSVFSLETYKQIADMKTKYETEKKDKQIQTLEYENNIKTIKIKHHKKTHIIYITGLLLTLIAITIILILLRKKNRAYKFLVSKNLDVLSKEKELKNIKENLQIGNTYSQNNVHNDEKEKILRRLERLFETDKSFTQHSLTIDKLAKKLSINKNYLSGVINNEYKKNYNDFINEYRVKEAMLLLSDKKNKKYTVEAIAKEAGFRSLSTFNPVFKKYTGLTPSKFLKTLNL; this is encoded by the coding sequence ATGAACCGAAATCACACCAAAAAAGCCTGTCTGCCGAACAGGCAGGCATTTATAATAATACTGTTTATTGTAACATGCACGGTAAGTTTTGCACAAAATCACATCAAAACCGACAGCCTCAAAAACTTGTTAAAAACCGTTAATATAAACGAAAGACCAAAACTTTTGAATGAACTCGCAAAAGAATATTTGCCCAACTTTCCCGAAAAGGCAAAAAAAAATGCAAGCCTTGCACTGCAATTTGCGAGAAAACAAAATAACAGAATTGAACAAGCATTTGCTTTAAAATATATTGGTGTGGCATTATATTATCAATCAGAATATGAAAAAGCATTGGAAAACTATAATAACTCCATGCAAATATTTAAAGAACTTGATAATAAACCTGAAATTGCAAAATTATTTAATAATACAGGATTAATTTATAAAGAATTAAACAATTATGAAAAAGCTTTGGAATATTTTCAAAAGGTATTAAAAACAGACAAAAAAAACAAGGATAAAAGAGGAGTTGCATATTCGTTAAATAATATTGGTCTTATTTATTATGAATTAAACAATTATGAAGATGCTTTGGAATATTTTCAAAAATCATTGAAAAAAGAAAAAGAAATTGATAACAAAAACGGACTTGCAAAATCATTAAATAATATAGGAATTATTTATCAGGAATTAAACAATTATGAAGATGCTTTGGAATATTATCAAAAGTCATTAAAAATAAAAGAAGAAATCAAGGATAAAAAAGGAATTGCAAATACCTTAAATAATATCGGAATTATTTATAAAGAATTAAACAATTATGAAGAAGCTTTGGAATATCATCAAAAATCATTACAAATAAGAGGAGAAATCAAGGATAAAAGAGGAATTGCATCTTCGTTAAATAATATCGGAGAACTATACAACAAACTCGGGAACTTCAATAAAGCATTATTGTATTTTGGTAAAAGCCTTGAAATGTCTGAATTTCTTGATGCAAAAGATATGATTATAGATAATTATAAATTTATTTCCGAAACCTATTCGGCAACAGGAAATTACAGAAAGGCTTTTGAATATCATAAACAATACACCGGTTTAAAAGATTCTGTATTCAGTTTGGAAACATACAAGCAAATTGCAGATATGAAAACCAAGTATGAAACAGAGAAAAAAGATAAACAAATACAAACATTAGAATACGAAAATAATATAAAAACCATAAAAATTAAGCACCATAAAAAAACTCATATAATATATATCACAGGATTACTTCTTACATTAATTGCAATTACAATAATCCTTATTTTATTAAGAAAAAAAAACAGGGCATATAAATTTCTTGTTTCTAAAAACCTTGATGTGCTGTCGAAAGAAAAAGAACTGAAAAATATTAAAGAAAACTTGCAAATCGGCAATACGTATTCTCAAAATAATGTACACAATGATGAAAAAGAAAAAATATTGAGAAGATTAGAAAGACTGTTTGAAACAGACAAATCTTTTACACAACACAGCCTTACAATTGACAAACTGGCAAAAAAATTATCAATAAACAAAAATTATCTTTCCGGAGTAATAAATAACGAATACAAAAAAAATTATAATGATTTTATTAATGAATACAGGGTAAAAGAAGCCATGTTGCTGTTATCTGACAAAAAGAACAAAAAATATACTGTTGAAGCCATTGCAAAAGAAGCAGGTTTCAGATCTTTATCTACTTTTAACCCTGTTTTTAAAAAATATACCGGTTTAACTCCTTCAAAATTTTTAAAAACTTTAAATTTATAA